The genomic window CGTCCTGCTCGACCACGACCGGGACGACCGCGCCGGCTTCCTGGCCATCGGCCCGAGCGGCCTCTTCGCGGTCACCATCGCCGACCACGGCCGCGCCCGGGTGCTCGTCGCCGGCGACGTCGTGCAGATCAACGGCAAGCGTCCGCCCTATGTGGCCGAGGCGCGCCGGGACGCGAAGCGGGCGAGCAAGGCGCTCTCCGAGGCGGTCGGCCTGCCGATCCCGGTGAGCCCGGTGCTGACCTTCGTCGGCTCCGGCGTGATCAGCGTGTACGGCCTGCCGAAGGACTGCCTGATGGCGACCCACCGGGAGCTGGACCGCCTCCTCGTCGGCGGGGGCAACCGGATCAGCCCCGCCACCGCCGAGAAGCTGTCCCGGGTCGCCCAGCACCCGAACACCTGGCTCAACGGCACGTACCGTCCAGCAGCCGACTACCGGTGGTACGACGAGGGCCGAACGGCCGCTGACAAGGGGGCCGCCCGGCGGTAACGTCACCGGCGACGCCACGCGCTCCGAGGATCCGTCTCGGCAGCTCGGTCGGTCCGCGCCGTCGCCGACGGCCCGGTCACCGGGCACCCGTCCCACCGACACCTGTCCCACGGCGCCACCGGTGCCCCGGGCAACCGAGGAGCACCGATTTCCGGTGCACCCGAACGCGGTCGGGCGGTCGTCGCGGCGACCGGATAGCGTGGACAGACCGGCGGTGCAAATAGGAGGCGCGGTGGCCCACGTCGAGCTCTCGCTCTCGGAAGTGTTCGCGCCCACCGCAGGGACACCGACAGAGCAGGAGTCCGACAACTTCGGGCAGTGGTCGAGCACGGTCTCCCACGCCGCCGAGCCCTGCCTGCTGATCGACGCCGACACCACGGTGGTGGCCGTCTCCGCGTCCGGGTGCGAGCTGCTCTGCCTCGGTACGCCGGAGGACGTGATCGGGCGGCCGCTGCTGGAGGGTGGTCTGCGCCTGGTCGACTTCACCGCCAACCGCAGCGAGCTGACCGAGCAGGAGACGGACAAGATCCCGCCGCTGCTCGCCCTGCACTCCGGCCGGCTGGCCCGCGGACTGCTCCGG from Micromonospora kangleipakensis includes these protein-coding regions:
- a CDS encoding PAS domain-containing protein is translated as MAHVELSLSEVFAPTAGTPTEQESDNFGQWSSTVSHAAEPCLLIDADTTVVAVSASGCELLCLGTPEDVIGRPLLEGGLRLVDFTANRSELTEQETDKIPPLLALHSGRLARGLLRVQGSGPDAPGTTVDAISTPVLTDGSVAGSLTFFSEV